The following proteins are encoded in a genomic region of Rubrobacter xylanophilus DSM 9941:
- a CDS encoding transposase: protein MAIEVAGSEKGAAYASLLRGLIDRDLKGVKLVVSDDHEGIRPRSRASCPEHSGSGAWCISNAGVLSHVLSTSMAEVAQDMKAIFKVRREKTARALSEEFVEFYGKRFPKAVVVFEAGIEDALTYLSFPGSHHAKVRTTNMLERLFKEVKRRTRVVGVFPNETSASTLATEIALRSSEEWALRRYLTMDALETAEKPKPTTFETLTVGIHTSSLIDLLIMTILSVLSDKLR from the coding sequence TTGGCCATTGAGGTAGCGGGCTCGGAGAAGGGGGCGGCGTATGCCTCGCTGCTGCGGGGTCTCATCGACCGGGACCTAAAAGGAGTCAAGCTGGTGGTCTCAGACGACCACGAGGGGATAAGGCCGCGGTCTCGGGCGAGCTGCCCGGAGCACAGTGGCAGCGGTGCGTGGTGCATCTCGAACGCAGGCGTCCTCTCGCACGTTCTGAGCACCTCTATGGCAGAGGTAGCCCAGGACATGAAGGCGATCTTCAAGGTAAGGAGAGAGAAGACGGCCAGGGCCCTCTCCGAGGAGTTCGTGGAGTTCTACGGCAAACGCTTTCCGAAGGCGGTTGTGGTGTTTGAGGCGGGCATAGAAGACGCCCTCACCTATCTCTCCTTCCCCGGAAGCCACCACGCCAAGGTGCGCACCACGAACATGCTGGAGCGTCTGTTCAAGGAGGTAAAGAGGAGGACGAGGGTGGTGGGGGTGTTTCCCAACGAGACGAGCGCGAGCACCTTGGCCACGGAGATAGCTTTGAGGAGCAGCGAGGAGTGGGCGCTCAGGCGCTACCTCACGATGGACGCTCTCGAGACAGCAGAGAAACCAAAACCCACAACTTTCGAGACATTGACCGTTGGAATACACACCAGCTCCCTTATAGACCTGCTTATTATGACTATTCTGAGTGTTCTGAGTGATAAGCTGAGGTAG
- a CDS encoding MFS transporter, with product MAFVLLAALGTFTNVNLLLPVMPLYVARSGAGDFFAGLATTALLLTTVVAQIGTPRVLGRCGYSSTLIAGMVLLGVPSAFYVWTDAAVPLLGITLVRGLGFGVATVAFAALVTDLSPPERRGEGIGLYGVASTLPAVFGLPLGLWLVNWLGYETVFLAGAAGCVVGVAGVLAARVNAVDPPDGSAGFVAGMRRSSLRRPLFAFVSTTVAAGVLVTFLPLASPGSGLDSAATALLLWGLVQTAARWWAGRATDRSGAERLIQLSLVLSGLGMLAVSLPENPVMLLTGAVLNGVGFGVLQNATLSVLTDRVPRSEYGMISTLWNVGFDAGAGASPLVFGLIAAGAGYPFAFAATAALIFASLVFARPDAVENKT from the coding sequence ATGGCTTTCGTCCTGCTGGCGGCGCTTGGCACCTTCACTAACGTCAACCTACTCTTGCCCGTCATGCCTCTCTACGTGGCAAGATCCGGTGCGGGAGATTTCTTTGCGGGGCTTGCGACAACGGCCCTGTTGCTTACCACGGTCGTCGCGCAGATAGGGACGCCGCGCGTGCTGGGCCGGTGCGGGTACTCCTCAACCCTGATAGCAGGTATGGTCCTCCTCGGGGTCCCGTCCGCGTTCTACGTGTGGACGGATGCGGCCGTCCCGTTGCTCGGGATCACGCTGGTGCGCGGACTGGGCTTTGGTGTCGCGACGGTGGCCTTCGCGGCACTGGTTACAGACCTCTCCCCACCGGAGAGGCGCGGTGAGGGGATCGGACTGTACGGCGTCGCATCCACGCTCCCGGCCGTCTTCGGCCTTCCGCTCGGCCTGTGGCTGGTGAACTGGCTCGGCTACGAGACCGTCTTTCTGGCTGGCGCTGCCGGCTGTGTTGTCGGGGTCGCCGGGGTGCTGGCCGCACGGGTCAATGCAGTGGACCCGCCAGACGGCTCGGCCGGCTTTGTCGCGGGGATGCGCCGCTCCTCCCTGCGGCGGCCGCTTTTTGCCTTTGTTTCGACCACCGTTGCAGCGGGGGTCCTGGTTACGTTCCTTCCGCTCGCCTCTCCGGGTTCGGGTTTGGACTCCGCCGCGACCGCGCTCCTGCTCTGGGGTTTGGTGCAGACAGCTGCAAGATGGTGGGCTGGACGCGCCACCGACCGCTCCGGAGCAGAGCGACTGATACAGCTCTCCCTGGTCCTGAGCGGCCTCGGCATGCTGGCCGTGAGCCTGCCGGAGAACCCCGTCATGCTCCTCACCGGCGCTGTCCTGAACGGTGTGGGCTTCGGGGTTCTCCAGAATGCCACTCTCTCCGTACTCACAGACCGCGTCCCGCGCTCCGAGTACGGTATGATCAGCACCCTCTGGAACGTCGGCTTCGACGCCGGAGCCGGAGCCAGTCCGCTCGTCTTCGGCCTTATTGCCGCGGGCGCCGGATACCCTTTTGCCTTCGCTGCGACCGCTGCTCTCATCTTCGCCTCCCTGGTATTTGCCCGCCCCGATGCTGTAGAGAATAAAACGTAG
- a CDS encoding ABC transporter substrate-binding protein, giving the protein MDGYTCDELCKRQSGLLTRRNFLRLSGFGLAGAALLGATGCGGERRGVGDRGEGGGSAQRGGTLVFGVDAIQGNFDPGIFATFGDWMAIDCIARGLTHIDYRSTEPQPALAESWKISDDGRVYTFRLRDGVTFHDGNPLTAEDCRRSFLRLMDENDPSRPEGTYAIAELGGENVKEVRAVDERTFEITLGEPDVAFLARLSNPNGVILSAAAIDKYGDRIGNNLVGAGPFKLVDAQAGQKVTLEAFEDYWEGRPPLDRVVLQVLPDPQALTSALQSGQVQASNFLPYSSVDRLKNSGNLRLYEPKPYIDIFIEMNVSVPLLSDLRVRQAINYAIDRKSIIDEAFAGLAKEPAYMVSPPELGYDESLEKYSTQDMDRARKLLKEARAEGERVSLLSQNILFWPKVGQIVTSNLEELGLKVEAQYLDSGTLASRKADPKAHELFTEQRSAFVPDPDNKLSPLLASDSFVAQNFTVSHKLPIQKEIDRRLVEARQETDPQKRAQMYVSLQRLLAEKQMVRAMVAYIFTPTATTLDVTGFNADALGTYRLFLEKTGFSG; this is encoded by the coding sequence GTGGACGGCTATACCTGCGATGAGTTGTGTAAGCGGCAAAGTGGTTTGCTGACCCGCCGGAACTTTCTCAGGCTCAGCGGGTTTGGCTTAGCAGGCGCCGCGCTGCTTGGCGCAACCGGTTGTGGCGGCGAGAGGCGGGGGGTAGGAGACAGAGGAGAGGGAGGTGGGTCCGCCCAGAGAGGCGGTACGTTAGTCTTTGGTGTGGATGCGATTCAGGGTAACTTCGACCCTGGCATCTTCGCCACCTTCGGAGACTGGATGGCCATAGACTGCATAGCCCGCGGGCTGACGCACATAGACTACAGGAGCACTGAGCCCCAGCCTGCACTCGCCGAGAGCTGGAAGATCTCTGACGATGGTAGGGTCTACACTTTCAGGCTGCGCGACGGTGTAACCTTCCACGACGGCAACCCTCTCACTGCCGAGGACTGTCGGCGCTCTTTTTTAAGGCTCATGGATGAGAACGACCCGAGCCGTCCTGAGGGCACCTATGCCATCGCCGAGCTTGGCGGGGAGAATGTCAAGGAAGTCCGGGCTGTAGACGAGAGAACCTTTGAGATCACGCTGGGCGAGCCGGACGTCGCCTTTCTTGCCAGGCTCTCCAACCCGAACGGTGTGATCCTCTCCGCTGCAGCCATAGACAAGTACGGAGACAGGATCGGCAATAACCTGGTGGGTGCGGGTCCCTTCAAGCTCGTGGACGCTCAGGCCGGGCAGAAGGTAACGCTCGAGGCCTTTGAGGACTACTGGGAGGGCAGGCCTCCGCTCGACCGGGTTGTGCTCCAGGTTCTGCCGGACCCGCAGGCGCTCACCAGCGCTCTGCAGAGTGGTCAGGTACAGGCATCGAACTTCCTGCCGTACTCAAGCGTCGACAGGCTTAAGAACAGCGGTAACCTAAGGCTGTATGAGCCCAAGCCCTACATAGACATCTTTATCGAGATGAACGTGAGCGTGCCGCTGCTCTCCGACCTACGGGTACGGCAGGCGATCAACTACGCCATAGACCGAAAGTCCATAATCGACGAGGCGTTCGCAGGGCTTGCGAAAGAACCAGCCTACATGGTTTCTCCGCCCGAACTGGGTTATGACGAGAGTCTCGAGAAGTACTCGACCCAGGACATGGATCGTGCGAGGAAGCTCCTGAAAGAGGCAAGGGCTGAAGGGGAGCGGGTAAGCCTGCTCAGCCAGAATATTCTCTTTTGGCCCAAGGTGGGTCAGATCGTCACCTCCAACCTGGAGGAGCTAGGCTTGAAGGTTGAGGCTCAGTACCTGGACTCCGGAACCCTAGCTAGCAGAAAGGCCGACCCCAAGGCTCACGAGCTCTTCACCGAGCAGCGTTCGGCATTTGTCCCCGACCCTGACAACAAGCTTTCCCCGCTCCTCGCTAGCGACTCTTTCGTCGCACAGAACTTCACGGTAAGTCACAAGCTGCCTATACAGAAGGAGATAGACCGACGTTTGGTGGAAGCACGCCAAGAGACGGACCCGCAAAAGAGGGCCCAGATGTACGTTAGCCTCCAGCGGCTGCTCGCCGAGAAGCAGATGGTGCGGGCGATGGTCGCCTACATCTTCACGCCAACGGCCACTACTTTGGACGTTACGGGTTTTAACGCCGACGCTTTGGGTACCTACCGGCTCTTTTTAGAGAAGACGGGATTTTCGGGGTAG
- a CDS encoding ABC transporter permease: protein MFILVAVAAPLIAPYDPTARGVGEPLLLPLSEGHLLGTDAFGRDQFSRLVWGSRPIIAVSLSSVALAAVVGSAVGLLAGYVGGILDLLLLRAMDALLSFPLILLAIMIVAALGPSLRNTILAIAVALVPIFARLVRALALRERSKEYVLAARAGGFGPWWIMLREIAPNVIGPVIVQAAILVAVAAGYSSALSYLGLGTTPPTPDWGYMVKEGQEYLFDAPDLAIIPGLLITAFATACSFIGDDLRDVLDPDRTL from the coding sequence TTGTTCATCCTCGTTGCCGTTGCGGCGCCTCTTATTGCTCCATACGATCCCACCGCCCGGGGTGTGGGCGAGCCTCTTCTCCTGCCTCTCTCTGAAGGGCACCTGCTTGGAACCGACGCCTTCGGGCGCGACCAGTTTTCAAGGCTCGTGTGGGGATCGAGACCGATTATCGCGGTCAGTCTCTCATCGGTGGCTCTGGCTGCAGTGGTCGGGTCTGCGGTCGGCCTTCTCGCCGGCTATGTTGGGGGGATTTTGGACCTGCTGCTGTTGCGGGCTATGGATGCGCTCCTTTCTTTTCCGCTCATCCTGCTAGCAATAATGATCGTGGCAGCTCTTGGTCCCAGCCTCCGCAATACTATACTCGCGATAGCTGTCGCTCTAGTCCCTATCTTCGCCCGGCTCGTGCGCGCGTTGGCTCTTCGCGAAAGATCTAAGGAGTACGTATTGGCCGCACGGGCCGGTGGCTTTGGACCATGGTGGATCATGTTGCGCGAGATAGCTCCGAACGTCATCGGACCCGTTATAGTTCAGGCGGCCATCCTCGTCGCCGTAGCCGCTGGCTACTCCTCGGCGCTCTCATACCTTGGGTTGGGCACCACGCCCCCAACTCCAGACTGGGGCTATATGGTCAAGGAGGGACAGGAGTATCTGTTCGACGCGCCAGACCTGGCAATCATACCAGGTCTTCTCATCACGGCCTTTGCCACGGCGTGCAGCTTTATCGGTGACGACCTGCGCGATGTGCTAGATCCGGACAGGACACTCTAG
- a CDS encoding ABC transporter permease: MEAIARHQQVRPQKRRSSSFKTWLYAVLSAGLVFGMWQLATILFDIPTYILPTPVEVTFTAFEERQRILDAIGVTGLEAVGGFIVGNFTGFLAATLIAYSTTAARTLLPIGLAIQSIPIVALTPFLTLLFGRGFATVMIIAAIIVFFPTLVNGVLGFRSVRAEALEMLGIMSASDWQVFWHLRFPTALPNLFAAFRIGAATSILGAMIAEWVTTGSGLGYLILQAGVNFEVELMWAAILISSMLALTALALISLVENLLCPWIVET; encoded by the coding sequence ATGGAAGCCATTGCCCGGCACCAGCAAGTTAGGCCTCAAAAACGCAGATCATCATCCTTTAAAACGTGGCTTTATGCAGTTCTCTCCGCCGGACTCGTCTTCGGAATGTGGCAGCTTGCCACAATATTATTTGATATCCCAACATATATACTCCCAACGCCTGTAGAAGTAACCTTCACAGCTTTTGAGGAGCGACAGCGCATTTTGGATGCGATTGGTGTGACCGGACTCGAGGCTGTTGGTGGCTTCATCGTCGGCAACTTTACGGGTTTCCTGGCAGCAACGCTTATAGCTTACTCTACTACCGCAGCACGCACCTTGCTACCTATTGGGCTCGCCATTCAGTCGATTCCAATAGTTGCGCTAACGCCGTTTTTAACGCTGTTGTTCGGGCGCGGCTTTGCAACTGTTATGATCATCGCTGCCATAATAGTTTTTTTCCCAACATTAGTGAACGGTGTGTTGGGTTTCAGGTCGGTGAGAGCAGAGGCTCTCGAAATGTTGGGCATAATGAGCGCTTCAGACTGGCAAGTCTTCTGGCACTTGCGATTTCCCACTGCGCTCCCTAACCTGTTCGCAGCATTCCGGATTGGGGCTGCGACCAGCATCTTGGGAGCAATGATCGCCGAGTGGGTGACGACAGGCAGTGGTCTTGGCTACCTAATCCTACAGGCGGGGGTTAATTTCGAGGTCGAGCTCATGTGGGCCGCGATCTTGATCTCCAGCATGCTGGCGCTTACTGCACTCGCCTTGATATCGCTTGTCGAAAATCTGCTTTGTCCCTGGATTGTTGAGACATGA
- a CDS encoding ABC transporter permease translates to MNLGVLRRLAILPVTALLVATVVFFVLRVVPGDASDVLASQATDPDQRAQITQELGLDEPLWRQYLLFLSGMARLDLGISFYSGQPVVELLFETVPVTIELAVASVLVMVGVGVSTGMIAAAFRNTWLDAAARFVAVVLFSMPWFWLGILLIVVFGVYLGWLPTFGRLPATVTYDPTTNFILVDALIQGRPDLILPWLQHLILPAVTVGLTTAGFVTQITRTSFIETMFEDFVRTARMKGMSEFRVFWGHIFRNAALPIVTIVGLQFGALLGGAVVSEAVFSYPGVGRMMVNAIFQRDYPVVQGAALVIASLYILVNTLTDISYLYLDPRLRRS, encoded by the coding sequence ATGAATTTGGGAGTTCTGAGACGTCTTGCTATCCTCCCGGTAACGGCTTTGCTCGTCGCGACCGTCGTCTTTTTCGTGCTGAGGGTGGTGCCGGGAGATGCTTCGGACGTGCTTGCCAGCCAGGCCACAGACCCGGACCAGCGGGCGCAGATCACTCAGGAGCTTGGCCTCGACGAGCCCCTGTGGAGGCAGTATCTTCTCTTTCTAAGCGGTATGGCACGCCTCGATCTGGGGATTTCATTCTACAGCGGACAGCCGGTAGTTGAGCTGCTCTTTGAAACCGTCCCGGTAACTATAGAGCTGGCCGTCGCCTCGGTTTTGGTCATGGTTGGTGTCGGTGTTAGCACGGGGATGATCGCAGCGGCCTTCCGCAACACTTGGCTTGACGCTGCCGCACGCTTTGTGGCGGTTGTCCTGTTCTCGATGCCCTGGTTCTGGCTGGGAATATTGCTCATCGTAGTGTTCGGCGTCTACCTCGGATGGCTGCCTACCTTCGGGCGACTCCCGGCGACCGTAACCTATGATCCCACGACGAACTTTATCCTCGTAGACGCCCTTATCCAGGGACGACCTGACTTGATACTCCCATGGCTGCAGCACTTGATACTGCCTGCGGTCACGGTAGGGCTGACCACCGCCGGCTTTGTTACTCAGATAACCCGGACCTCGTTTATAGAAACGATGTTCGAAGATTTTGTACGCACGGCACGGATGAAGGGGATGAGCGAGTTCCGGGTGTTCTGGGGACATATCTTCCGCAATGCTGCTCTTCCGATCGTCACCATCGTTGGCCTGCAGTTCGGTGCTCTTTTGGGAGGCGCGGTGGTCTCGGAAGCCGTTTTCTCCTACCCAGGGGTAGGACGGATGATGGTGAATGCGATCTTCCAGCGAGACTACCCGGTGGTGCAGGGGGCTGCTCTGGTCATTGCTTCCCTCTATATCCTGGTGAACACGCTGACCGATATCTCCTACCTGTATCTGGACCCGAGGTTGAGGAGATCATGA
- a CDS encoding IS256 family transposase — MTPKHEFEHDVKMDVEARVRQGVKAVLEEVLEEEMTQHLQAGYRELTPTRRGERNGYYQRNLVTPAGKIERLEVPRDREGEFVTEVFERYKRMTGDVEEAILEMYLS, encoded by the coding sequence TTGACCCCAAAACACGAGTTCGAGCACGACGTGAAGATGGACGTCGAGGCACGAGTCCGACAGGGCGTCAAAGCCGTCCTGGAGGAGGTGCTCGAAGAAGAGATGACCCAACACTTGCAAGCCGGCTACCGGGAGCTCACCCCCACCAGGCGAGGAGAGCGCAACGGCTACTACCAGCGCAATCTCGTGACGCCTGCGGGTAAGATCGAGCGCCTGGAGGTACCTCGCGACCGCGAGGGCGAGTTCGTAACGGAGGTCTTCGAGAGATACAAGAGGATGACAGGCGACGTCGAGGAGGCGATCCTCGAGATGTACCTCTCTTAA
- a CDS encoding IS256 family transposase: MRKIAGVTEALSRVKVGKDAVSRIASRLEEQQKEWRERSLEEKAYPYLYLDATYLKVRWGARVSSMALLACVGVDEDGFREVFWPLR; this comes from the coding sequence GTGAGGAAGATAGCAGGCGTCACGGAGGCTTTAAGCCGCGTGAAGGTGGGCAAGGACGCGGTGAGCCGCATCGCCTCCCGTCTCGAAGAACAGCAGAAGGAGTGGAGAGAGCGCTCTTTGGAGGAGAAGGCATATCCCTATCTCTACCTGGATGCCACCTACCTGAAGGTGCGCTGGGGCGCGAGGGTTAGTAGCATGGCGCTCTTGGCGTGCGTCGGGGTGGACGAGGATGGCTTCAGGGAGGTCTTTTGGCCATTGAGGTAG
- a CDS encoding amidohydrolase family protein — MIVDAYNNVWEAGGTSDYLTGENYTVEMMLKSMDAAGIDMAVGCSLGQLVENSYIASISRRYNSRIIGFGQVNPRLSNAVEEIRVCAEEYGLRGLKLHPTMHGYHFADHGLLDPIFAACRDHGLVVLVNALDDPFCAPFSIEEIARGFPDVPVLIAHMGTVWNVMEALLVAERNGNIYLETSSTQLIDVKMAYDRLGPKKLIMGTDWPGSDFDLERRKIAKAIPDKEDRSLVEGRNLCDLLKLDNP, encoded by the coding sequence TTGATTGTAGACGCTTACAACAACGTCTGGGAAGCCGGGGGCACCTCTGACTATCTTACAGGCGAAAATTACACGGTCGAGATGATGCTCAAGTCCATGGACGCTGCAGGAATAGACATGGCCGTTGGGTGTTCTCTGGGACAGCTGGTCGAGAACTCCTATATAGCGTCTATATCACGCAGGTATAACAGTCGGATCATCGGCTTCGGCCAAGTCAACCCTCGCCTCTCTAACGCGGTAGAAGAAATCAGGGTCTGCGCCGAGGAATACGGATTGCGAGGGCTCAAACTACATCCGACTATGCACGGCTACCATTTTGCGGATCACGGTTTGCTAGACCCTATTTTCGCTGCCTGCCGTGATCATGGACTCGTTGTTCTTGTCAACGCTCTCGACGACCCTTTTTGTGCACCTTTTTCTATCGAAGAGATAGCTCGTGGTTTTCCAGATGTGCCAGTACTCATCGCACATATGGGCACAGTGTGGAATGTTATGGAGGCGCTTCTCGTAGCCGAGCGGAACGGAAATATTTATCTGGAAACCTCTTCGACTCAACTGATCGATGTCAAGATGGCCTATGATCGGCTTGGACCAAAGAAGCTGATTATGGGCACCGACTGGCCCGGTAGCGACTTCGACCTTGAACGAAGAAAAATCGCCAAAGCCATACCGGACAAAGAAGATCGCAGCCTTGTCGAAGGCAGAAACCTGTGCGACCTACTAAAGCTGGACAATCCATGA
- a CDS encoding ABC transporter substrate-binding protein, translating into MSNRLHSSTVTRRDFLKVFCGASVGFIGAGGLLTSCGSSSSGSKRATSVTHQLGWLKISQFSGFFAGLEKGYYKDEGIAAKFNAGGPNIIASQVVASERALVGDDDNTTVLQAIDKGQPIVVYGTIFQKSPYAIMSYKDNPIRTLQDFAGKTIALSEATRPQLTPLLEKAGVDLKEVKYVPAGPDPSQLASRQVDGYFGYATSEGVALKQQGLDIIVTYFNDLGFPSYANVLITQPSAVKDNQDTLVRFLRASIRGWEYSLAHPEEMGELVAKKYGPEGLDVETEIAVHKAQAPLIRSPNGPLWIDRDKMEAVIKAAANAGSISKVLPVDEVMTTEIWQKASGGSGGE; encoded by the coding sequence ATGTCGAATAGATTACATAGTAGTACAGTTACCAGGAGGGACTTCCTCAAGGTTTTTTGCGGTGCTAGCGTAGGGTTTATTGGGGCGGGAGGTCTGTTAACCTCGTGCGGCTCTAGCTCGAGCGGGAGCAAAAGAGCGACCTCTGTAACTCACCAGCTTGGGTGGCTCAAGATTTCACAGTTCTCTGGCTTCTTTGCAGGTCTCGAGAAGGGCTACTACAAAGATGAAGGCATAGCGGCAAAGTTCAATGCCGGCGGACCTAACATTATCGCCTCCCAGGTCGTAGCGTCAGAGAGAGCATTGGTCGGTGACGACGACAATACCACTGTGCTCCAGGCTATAGACAAGGGCCAACCCATTGTAGTTTATGGCACTATTTTTCAAAAATCTCCATATGCGATAATGAGTTACAAAGACAATCCAATTAGAACGTTACAGGACTTCGCTGGAAAAACTATAGCCTTGAGCGAAGCGACACGTCCGCAGCTCACCCCTTTGCTTGAAAAGGCAGGAGTTGATCTCAAAGAGGTTAAATACGTTCCAGCAGGCCCTGATCCCTCGCAGCTTGCCAGCAGGCAAGTGGATGGGTACTTCGGATACGCTACCTCAGAAGGTGTAGCACTTAAACAGCAGGGACTAGATATAATTGTTACTTATTTCAACGACCTTGGCTTTCCTAGCTATGCCAACGTGCTCATAACGCAGCCTTCTGCTGTTAAGGACAATCAGGATACGCTTGTCCGTTTTCTGCGAGCAAGCATAAGGGGCTGGGAGTATTCGCTGGCGCACCCGGAGGAGATGGGCGAACTAGTAGCCAAGAAGTATGGACCCGAGGGACTAGACGTTGAGACAGAAATAGCAGTCCACAAAGCTCAGGCACCGCTTATTAGAAGTCCTAATGGTCCTCTTTGGATTGATCGCGACAAAATGGAAGCCGTAATCAAGGCTGCGGCTAATGCAGGGTCTATATCTAAGGTACTGCCGGTTGACGAGGTTATGACCACGGAGATTTGGCAGAAGGCTTCTGGCGGTTCTGGTGGGGAATAA
- a CDS encoding FGGY-family carbohydrate kinase, which yields MDRSSWLEFPTFKILNISRVISRVVTACWKNAIKDTSQGIWSGEGTKIRGAFIGLTARHTAAHMSRAVMEGVVFSLRESLEILRSLGVPVEEVRATGGGARSPLWRQLQADIYNTPIRRTTADEGPAYGAALLGGVAAGAYRDVQEAVASCVRLREELTEPDERRSKAYEEHYAVYRSLYAANREAMHRLSELAASSESASQ from the coding sequence ATGGATAGATCGTCTTGGCTCGAGTTCCCAACGTTTAAAATCCTAAATATCTCCCGAGTGATCTCCCGAGTGGTAACCGCGTGCTGGAAGAACGCTATTAAAGACACTTCTCAAGGAATTTGGAGTGGAGAAGGAACGAAGATCAGAGGAGCCTTCATCGGGCTCACCGCCCGCCACACCGCGGCGCACATGAGCCGGGCCGTCATGGAGGGGGTGGTCTTCAGCCTCAGGGAGTCGCTGGAGATACTGCGCTCCCTGGGCGTGCCGGTGGAGGAGGTGCGGGCCACCGGGGGCGGGGCGAGGAGCCCCCTGTGGCGGCAGCTGCAGGCGGACATCTACAACACCCCCATCCGCAGGACCACCGCCGACGAGGGGCCGGCCTACGGGGCGGCGCTGCTCGGGGGGGTGGCCGCCGGCGCCTACCGGGACGTACAGGAGGCCGTGGCGAGCTGCGTGCGGCTGCGGGAGGAGCTCACCGAGCCGGACGAAAGGCGCTCGAAGGCCTACGAGGAGCACTATGCGGTCTACCGCTCGCTGTATGCGGCCAACCGGGAGGCGATGCACCGGCTCTCCGAGCTGGCCGCGAGCTCAGAAAGCGCGTCTCAATAG
- a CDS encoding ABC transporter ATP-binding protein: protein MKDVSKVFELEGRELLVLSSISFKVKDGEFVSIIGPSGCGKSTLLRIIADIVNPSSGTVMVHGGSAAEARKARKFGFVFQDPVLLPWRTALENVELPLIIAKRNTKEERRRAAELFELVGLSGFESAQPSELSGGMSRRVAIARALVLQPEILLLDEPFGALDEITRQKMNLELQRIWAESRTTALLVTHNVGEAVFLSDRVFVMGTKPGRLISDVAINLPRPRNAELLEKPEFFQYSAHLTRLLMSTIGESKQ, encoded by the coding sequence GTGAAAGATGTCTCGAAAGTATTTGAGCTAGAAGGTCGGGAGCTGCTGGTCCTGAGCAGCATCTCCTTCAAAGTAAAAGATGGGGAATTTGTCTCAATAATCGGCCCCTCTGGGTGCGGCAAGTCCACCTTGCTGCGAATCATCGCTGATATCGTCAATCCTAGCTCGGGCACCGTCATGGTCCATGGCGGCTCGGCTGCCGAGGCGCGCAAAGCTCGAAAGTTCGGTTTTGTCTTCCAGGACCCTGTGCTTCTGCCCTGGCGAACAGCGCTTGAGAACGTAGAGCTTCCTCTCATCATCGCAAAACGAAATACAAAAGAGGAAAGACGCCGCGCAGCGGAACTTTTTGAGCTCGTGGGCCTTTCTGGATTCGAGTCCGCCCAACCTTCAGAGCTTTCTGGCGGCATGAGCCGTCGTGTAGCTATTGCCCGTGCTCTTGTGCTCCAGCCGGAGATATTGTTGCTTGATGAACCCTTTGGAGCTCTGGACGAGATTACCCGCCAGAAGATGAACCTCGAGCTGCAAAGAATATGGGCGGAATCCAGAACAACGGCACTACTTGTCACTCACAACGTAGGCGAGGCCGTCTTCCTTTCAGATAGAGTGTTCGTCATGGGAACAAAGCCAGGACGATTAATATCAGATGTAGCCATAAACCTACCACGGCCGCGGAATGCAGAGTTGCTTGAGAAACCCGAGTTCTTCCAATATTCTGCGCATCTGACGCGTCTTCTCATGTCCACAATTGGAGAATCGAAACAATGA
- a CDS encoding ABC transporter permease has product MSYRRSWIISVIIYLILLVIWELIARANTQPGSLWPSPVTVAEVLWEERETFVSNAAVTLTEATLGFVGGVILAALFSLLSMFSRPLGDNLYRLSLVLYGLPLIAVAPLLVVWIGPGLWTKVIIALLASFFPVLVNTTQAIRHTDPKAIEMMDSLGASRLQTLWRVRLPYALPALIASFKVAGPGAIIGAMLAEWVGAEKGLGLLVLFSMFSYLIPLLWATLIVSSALSLTVYYTFEWVGRRLFPWHPSSQRIEEL; this is encoded by the coding sequence ATGAGCTACCGTCGCTCATGGATTATCTCAGTAATAATATATTTGATCCTGTTGGTGATTTGGGAGCTAATAGCGCGTGCAAATACCCAACCAGGTAGCCTCTGGCCATCTCCTGTGACCGTGGCTGAAGTTCTCTGGGAAGAACGGGAAACCTTCGTATCAAACGCCGCGGTCACTCTCACGGAGGCTACCCTTGGTTTCGTGGGCGGCGTTATTCTTGCGGCGTTGTTCTCCTTACTTTCAATGTTTTCTAGACCTTTGGGAGACAATCTGTACCGTTTGTCGCTGGTGCTCTACGGCCTACCTCTAATAGCTGTTGCACCATTGCTTGTGGTCTGGATAGGACCGGGGCTTTGGACCAAAGTTATAATCGCCTTACTAGCCTCATTTTTCCCGGTTCTCGTCAACACGACGCAGGCAATACGTCATACCGACCCAAAGGCTATCGAAATGATGGACTCTCTAGGAGCCTCAAGACTCCAGACCCTCTGGAGAGTTCGTCTACCATATGCGCTGCCCGCGCTAATAGCGTCGTTCAAGGTCGCAGGGCCTGGAGCCATTATAGGAGCAATGCTCGCTGAATGGGTAGGAGCGGAGAAAGGCTTGGGGCTGTTAGTTCTGTTTTCAATGTTCAGCTACCTGATTCCGCTGCTCTGGGCTACTCTCATCGTCTCTAGTGCCCTTTCTCTAACCGTCTACTATACGTTTGAGTGGGTCGGCAGGCGTCTGTTCCCTTGGCACCCTTCCTCTCAACGAATTGAGGAACTGTAG